Proteins encoded by one window of Chanos chanos chromosome 7, fChaCha1.1, whole genome shotgun sequence:
- the LOC115816455 gene encoding uncharacterized protein LOC115816455: protein PRIAACLADIASWMSANHLKLNPEKTELLFFPAKNSPAIDAAITIEGSVVFPTTAAKNLGVTLDNQLTYSDHIAAVTRSCRFSLYNIRRIRPFLTQQATQLLVQALVISRLDYCNVLLAGLPACAIRPLQLVQNTAACLVFNLPKHSHVTPLLTALHWLPVAARIQFKTLVLAYQATRGSAPSYLQALITPYTPTRTLRSMTSGQLTVPSLREPGSRSSRPRLFSAITPRWWNDLPHAVKTTESLTIFRRKLKTHLFRT from the coding sequence cctcgcatcgcagcctgcttagcagACATTGCCtcatggatgtctgctaaccatctcaaactcaacccagagaaaacggagctcctgttttttcctgctaagaactccccagcgatcgacgctgcaatcaccatcgagggatctgtggtattccccaccacagcagccaaaaaccttggcgtaacactggacaaccagctgacctactccgatcacatcgcggcagtcactcgatcctgcagattctccctatacaacatcaggagaatccgcccattcctaacacaacaggcgacccagctcctggtccaagcgcttgtcatctcccgcctggactactgcaacgtgctactggctggcttgccggcctgcgccatcagaccgctccagctcgtgcagaacaccgctgcatgcctggtattcaacctccctaaacactcccatgtcactccactgcttactgcactccactggcttccggtagcagcccgcatccagttcaagacactggtgctggcctaccaggccacaagaggctctgccccatcataccttcaggctcttataactccatacaccccaactaggaccctccgctctatgacgtctggacaactgacggtcccctcacttcgggaacccggcagtcgctcctcccgaccacgcctcttctccgccattaccccgaggtggtggaatgacctcccccatgcagtcaagaccacagaatctcttaccatcttccgcaggaaactgaaaacccacctctttagaacc